A region of Malaciobacter marinus DNA encodes the following proteins:
- the pstA gene encoding phosphate ABC transporter permease PstA produces the protein MIIKRKKNKKEENPFYDPSLKNRHKSSRRFKLFTLGSLVFSIAFLAFFLTDIVTKGSPAFKQAYLLVDVTYNETSIKNYRKSIDRKYTGVVSRAWIREVPNMIEKDPSLMGKTISTWVLADDQVDQYLKGHYYKLKRKDRIIVDDLKAENKAQLQFNKLFFENGDSKTPEYAGFKSAIIGSVLTLLITMLVAFPIGVMTAIYLEEFAEDNKFTQIIEVNINNLAAIPSILFGLLGLAIFISLFGLPRSSPLVGGLTLALMTLPIIIVSARAALRSVPDSIRQAGYGLGLTKIQVTRDHVLPLAFPGIMTGSIIGLAQAMGETAPLIIVGMIAFIPDAPSSVTQAATVMPAQIFTWAGMPERMYIEKTAAGIIVLLSVLISLNTLAIYLRKKFEVKW, from the coding sequence ATGATAATTAAAAGAAAAAAGAATAAAAAAGAAGAAAATCCATTTTATGACCCAAGTTTAAAAAACAGGCATAAAAGTTCAAGAAGATTCAAGCTTTTTACTCTTGGCTCACTTGTTTTTTCTATTGCATTTTTAGCATTTTTCTTAACAGATATAGTTACAAAAGGTTCACCTGCTTTTAAACAAGCATATTTACTTGTTGATGTAACATATAATGAAACATCAATAAAAAACTATAGAAAATCAATTGATAGAAAATATACAGGTGTTGTTTCAAGAGCATGGATTAGAGAAGTTCCAAATATGATTGAAAAAGATCCAAGTTTAATGGGTAAAACAATCTCTACATGGGTTTTAGCAGATGATCAAGTTGATCAATATTTAAAGGGTCATTATTATAAGTTAAAAAGAAAAGATAGAATTATAGTTGATGATTTAAAAGCTGAAAACAAAGCACAACTACAATTTAATAAACTCTTTTTTGAAAATGGAGATTCTAAAACACCTGAATATGCAGGTTTTAAATCAGCAATTATTGGTTCAGTGTTAACACTTCTTATTACAATGCTTGTTGCTTTTCCTATTGGAGTTATGACAGCAATTTATCTTGAAGAGTTTGCAGAAGATAATAAGTTTACACAAATAATAGAAGTAAATATAAATAATCTTGCAGCCATTCCATCAATACTATTTGGTCTTTTGGGTCTTGCAATATTTATAAGCTTATTTGGGCTTCCTAGAAGTTCACCTTTAGTTGGTGGTCTAACTTTAGCACTTATGACATTACCTATTATAATTGTAAGTGCAAGGGCTGCATTAAGAAGTGTTCCTGATTCTATTAGACAAGCAGGTTATGGACTTGGTCTTACAAAAATTCAAGTAACAAGAGACCATGTTTTACCTTTAGCTTTTCCTGGAATTATGACAGGTTCAATTATTGGACTTGCACAAGCTATGGGAGAAACAGCTCCACTTATTATTGTTGGTATGATTGCATTTATTCCCGATGCTCCATCTTCTGTTACACAAGCTGCAACTGTTATGCCAGCTCAAATATTTACATGGGCAGGAATGCCAGAAAGAATGTATATAGAAAAAACAGCAGCTGGTATTATTGTTTTATTAAGTGTTTTAATTTCACTAAATACACTTGCAATATATTTAAGAAAAAAATTCGAAGTTAAATGGTAG
- the pstC gene encoding phosphate ABC transporter permease subunit PstC, with protein sequence MTPFETRNKSTEIKEKVIKALLITASIISILTTFGILFSILFEAIEFFKLRSFWYFITGTEWSPGIANSKFGAVPIFTGTFVITIIAMAVAIPVGLGSAVYLSEYASGKVRNTLKPLLEILAGIPTVVYGFFAAITVAPFVVKAAASLGFEASFNSALASGIVMGIMIIPVIASLSDDVIRAVPDSQRKASLGLGLTQGETIKNIVLPSAMPGIISASLLGLSKALGETMIVVMAAGLRPNLSINPLEDMTTVTVRIVDALVGDQAFNSPATLSAFALGLVLFIVTLVLNIISLMLIRKFKEKYKVNTL encoded by the coding sequence TTGACACCCTTTGAAACAAGAAATAAATCCACAGAGATAAAAGAAAAAGTAATTAAGGCATTATTAATTACTGCTTCAATTATCTCTATTTTAACAACATTTGGAATTCTATTTTCAATTCTTTTTGAAGCTATAGAATTTTTCAAATTAAGAAGTTTTTGGTACTTTATTACAGGTACAGAATGGTCACCAGGAATTGCAAACAGTAAATTTGGTGCAGTGCCTATTTTTACAGGTACTTTTGTAATTACAATTATAGCAATGGCAGTTGCAATACCAGTTGGACTGGGAAGTGCTGTTTATCTAAGTGAATATGCATCAGGAAAAGTAAGAAATACTTTAAAACCACTTTTAGAGATTTTAGCAGGTATTCCTACTGTTGTTTATGGTTTCTTTGCTGCAATTACAGTAGCTCCATTTGTTGTAAAAGCAGCTGCTTCATTAGGTTTTGAAGCCTCGTTTAACTCAGCACTTGCATCTGGTATCGTAATGGGGATTATGATAATTCCTGTAATTGCATCATTAAGTGATGATGTAATTAGAGCTGTTCCAGACTCACAAAGAAAAGCTTCTTTGGGATTAGGTTTGACGCAAGGAGAAACAATAAAAAATATTGTTTTACCCTCTGCAATGCCAGGTATAATTTCAGCTTCATTGCTAGGTCTTTCAAAAGCTTTAGGTGAAACTATGATTGTTGTTATGGCAGCAGGTTTAAGACCAAATTTATCAATCAATCCTTTAGAAGATATGACAACAGTAACAGTTAGAATTGTTGATGCACTTGTAGGAGATCAAGCTTTTAACTCTCCTGCTACTCTTTCAGCATTTGCATTAGGACTTGTTTTGTTTATTGTGACATTAGTATTAAATATTATTTCACTAATGTTAATTAGAAAATTTAAAGAAAAATATAAAGTGAATACATTATGA
- a CDS encoding GGDEF domain-containing protein, translated as MSTAKKPSEDFSIIVDKLDYAFQPIVNTRTGKTFAVEALIRGYQNLGYKSILDLFDSFFDKKILYKIDLILRKKAIEKFSHIKIEDLKLFYNLDNRLLYMPDYEKGNTNKILNELNIKENSICFEITENGSMQNKIMINKILTNYKNEGFNIAIDDFGTGISGLELLYLSEADYIKLDRFFIKDINKDSRKKLFCSSIVDMAHVMGIVVIAEGIETIAEYYTCKEINIDYIQGFLILKPSLNILDIQDTYEDIPYLFKNDRRNNKSNLIDKDYIEFIEPLSINSSLHDLFLYFKEFPNNTFVPIIDEYKTLMGVVYEVDIKKLSYSQYGLSLAQNVSFKSRLSSYIKPSLSIEVSWGIDKTLEMFNLRGNKSKGIFVTKNSKYIGFINVNNLLSLSFKRNIEIAQNQNPLTKLPGNNQIDKFIKESFQSDDITHIVYFDFNDFKPFNDYYGFRQGDRAILIFSELLQKNLSKNSFIAHIGGDDFFVGFKNKKFEKVYKKTKQIQQEFKQCVSSLYNEEDKENGFIRTKDRFAVMRKFKLLSVCSAIIEITKYSNSSNLDKVLGKIKKDSKLTNTPLGSCILM; from the coding sequence ATGTCGACTGCAAAAAAACCAAGTGAAGATTTCAGTATAATTGTTGATAAGTTAGATTATGCATTTCAACCAATAGTAAATACAAGAACTGGAAAAACTTTTGCTGTTGAAGCTTTAATAAGAGGATATCAAAATCTTGGATATAAATCTATTTTAGATCTATTTGATAGTTTCTTTGATAAAAAAATACTCTATAAAATTGATTTAATTCTTAGAAAAAAAGCTATTGAAAAATTTAGTCATATAAAAATAGAAGATTTAAAACTTTTTTATAATTTAGATAATAGGCTTTTGTATATGCCTGATTATGAAAAAGGAAATACAAATAAAATCTTAAATGAACTAAATATTAAAGAGAATTCTATTTGTTTTGAAATTACAGAAAATGGCTCAATGCAAAATAAAATTATGATTAATAAAATATTAACTAATTATAAAAATGAAGGTTTCAATATTGCAATTGATGATTTTGGTACTGGTATTTCAGGGCTTGAACTTTTATATTTGAGTGAAGCAGACTATATTAAACTTGATAGATTTTTTATAAAAGATATAAATAAAGATTCAAGAAAAAAACTATTTTGTTCTTCAATTGTAGATATGGCACATGTTATGGGTATAGTAGTAATAGCTGAGGGTATAGAAACAATTGCAGAATATTATACTTGTAAAGAGATTAATATTGATTATATTCAAGGTTTTTTAATTTTAAAACCAAGTCTAAATATATTAGATATACAAGACACCTATGAAGATATTCCATATCTTTTTAAAAATGACAGAAGAAACAATAAAAGTAATTTAATTGATAAAGATTATATTGAGTTTATTGAACCACTTAGTATCAATTCAAGTTTGCATGATTTGTTTTTATATTTTAAAGAGTTTCCAAATAATACTTTTGTTCCAATTATTGATGAATATAAAACACTTATGGGAGTGGTTTATGAAGTTGATATCAAAAAACTATCATATTCACAATATGGCTTATCACTTGCACAAAATGTATCTTTTAAATCAAGATTGAGTTCATATATAAAACCATCATTATCTATTGAAGTATCTTGGGGAATAGATAAAACATTAGAAATGTTTAATTTAAGAGGCAATAAATCAAAAGGTATCTTTGTAACAAAAAATAGTAAATATATTGGATTTATTAATGTAAATAATCTTTTGTCTTTATCCTTTAAAAGAAATATTGAAATTGCACAAAATCAAAATCCTCTTACAAAACTTCCTGGTAATAATCAAATTGATAAGTTTATAAAAGAGAGTTTCCAAAGTGATGATATAACACATATAGTCTACTTTGACTTTAATGATTTTAAGCCTTTTAATGACTATTATGGATTTAGACAAGGAGATAGAGCAATACTGATATTTTCTGAATTATTACAAAAAAACTTATCTAAAAATAGTTTTATTGCGCATATTGGAGGGGATGATTTTTTTGTAGGATTTAAAAACAAAAAATTTGAGAAAGTATATAAAAAAACAAAGCAAATACAACAAGAGTTTAAACAATGTGTTAGTAGTTTATATAATGAAGAAGATAAAGAAAATGGATTCATAAGAACTAAAGATAGATTTGCAGTAATGAGAAAATTTAAACTTTTAAGTGTATGTTCTGCCATAATAGAAATTACAAAATATTCAAACTCTTCAAATCTTGATAAAGTACTAGGAAAAATAAAAAAAGATTCCAAGCTTACAAACACTCCACTTGGTAGTTGTATTCTAATGTAA
- a CDS encoding PstS family phosphate ABC transporter substrate-binding protein: MTLKKTTLAILASAALTVSLSARDQIKMVGSSTVYPFASAVAEELGATTKYPTPVVESTGSGGGMKLFCAGNDLNTPDITNASRRMKTKEFKLCEKNGVTKITEVVIGFDGIAFAESKDNKPFSVTTKQLALAVAAEVPGKNGKLIDNPYKKWSEIDSSLPNREIIIYGPPKSSGTRDAFEDMILKATFKKMPEYTSLYKKDKEKYKAYKKYHKVRQDGVYVPSGENDNLIVQKLVKNKNAFGIFGYSFLVENEDKLIGSKINGVMPTPDAISSGKYPVSRSLFFYIKNSHEKDVPAMKEYVNMFTDDMMIGENGILTEIGLIPLPKAQRETIKTRVSKRQNLTLEDLKH; this comes from the coding sequence ATGACATTAAAAAAAACAACATTAGCAATTCTTGCAAGTGCTGCTTTAACTGTAAGTTTAAGCGCTAGAGATCAAATTAAAATGGTTGGTTCATCAACTGTTTATCCTTTTGCCTCTGCTGTAGCAGAAGAACTAGGAGCAACAACTAAATACCCTACTCCTGTTGTAGAATCAACTGGTTCAGGTGGTGGTATGAAACTATTTTGTGCAGGAAATGATTTAAATACACCTGATATTACAAATGCTTCAAGAAGAATGAAAACTAAAGAGTTTAAATTATGTGAAAAAAATGGTGTTACTAAAATCACAGAAGTAGTAATAGGTTTTGATGGAATTGCATTTGCTGAATCAAAAGATAATAAACCATTTTCAGTAACTACTAAACAATTAGCATTAGCAGTTGCAGCAGAAGTTCCAGGAAAAAATGGAAAATTAATTGATAATCCTTATAAAAAATGGTCTGAGATTGACTCATCACTACCAAATAGAGAAATCATAATTTATGGTCCTCCAAAATCATCAGGAACTAGAGATGCATTTGAAGATATGATTTTAAAAGCTACATTCAAAAAAATGCCAGAATATACATCTTTATATAAAAAAGATAAAGAAAAATATAAAGCTTATAAAAAATACCATAAAGTAAGACAAGATGGTGTATATGTTCCATCAGGTGAAAATGATAACTTAATTGTTCAAAAATTAGTTAAAAATAAAAATGCATTTGGTATTTTTGGATATTCATTCTTAGTTGAAAATGAAGATAAATTGATTGGTTCTAAAATTAATGGAGTAATGCCAACTCCAGATGCAATCTCTTCAGGTAAATACCCAGTATCAAGATCACTATTTTTCTATATTAAAAATTCACATGAAAAAGATGTTCCTGCTATGAAAGAGTATGTAAATATGTTCACAGATGATATGATGATTGGTGAAAATGGAATTTTAACTGAAATTGGTCTTATTCCTTTACCAAAAGCACAAAGAGAAACTATTAAAACAAGAGTTTCTAAAAGACAAAATCTTACATTAGAAGATTTAAAACATTAA
- the prfA gene encoding peptide chain release factor 1, producing the protein MLKEKLQHFINKYEEINEMLISPEVTSDIKKMTELSKEQSSIEPIVTRAKEYIQVLEGIEESKVLLEDKELGELAKEELKELDSTKHNLEEEIKILMMPKDPNDDKNIYLELRAGTGGDEAAIFVSDLFRGYLRYAENNGWKVEIMNSSENEAGGYKELVLLVKGDHAYSKLKFEGGTHRVQRVPATESQGRVHTSAITVAVMPEVDDVEIEINPNDLKIDVMRASGNGGQSVNTTDSAVRITHLPSGLVVTNQDQKSQHKNREKAMKVLKARLYDLQMKEKMAQEGADRKAQVGTGDRSGRIRTYNYPQNRVSDHRINLTLYRLEYIMNDGLFDEIIDPLIADYQSKLMETSDV; encoded by the coding sequence ATGCTAAAAGAAAAACTGCAACATTTTATAAATAAATATGAAGAGATTAACGAAATGTTGATCTCACCAGAAGTTACATCTGACATAAAAAAGATGACAGAACTTTCAAAAGAACAATCATCTATTGAACCAATTGTTACTAGAGCAAAAGAATATATTCAAGTTCTTGAAGGTATAGAAGAAAGTAAAGTACTTTTAGAAGACAAAGAACTAGGTGAACTTGCAAAAGAAGAATTAAAAGAATTAGATTCAACTAAACATAATTTAGAAGAAGAGATTAAAATTCTTATGATGCCAAAAGATCCAAATGATGACAAAAATATATATTTAGAGCTAAGAGCTGGAACAGGTGGAGATGAAGCTGCTATTTTTGTAAGTGACCTATTTAGAGGTTATTTAAGATATGCAGAGAACAATGGTTGGAAAGTCGAAATAATGAACTCAAGTGAGAATGAGGCTGGTGGCTATAAAGAATTGGTACTTTTAGTAAAAGGTGACCATGCATATAGTAAGCTAAAGTTTGAAGGTGGAACACACAGAGTTCAAAGAGTTCCAGCAACTGAATCACAAGGAAGAGTTCACACATCAGCAATTACTGTTGCAGTTATGCCAGAAGTTGATGATGTAGAAATAGAAATAAATCCAAACGATTTAAAAATTGATGTAATGAGAGCAAGTGGTAATGGAGGACAATCTGTAAATACAACAGATAGTGCAGTAAGAATTACTCACCTTCCAAGTGGACTTGTAGTAACAAACCAAGACCAAAAATCACAACATAAAAATAGAGAAAAAGCCATGAAAGTTCTTAAAGCAAGACTTTATGATTTACAAATGAAAGAAAAAATGGCTCAAGAAGGTGCAGATAGAAAAGCCCAGGTTGGAACTGGAGATAGAAGTGGAAGAATTAGAACATATAATTATCCACAAAATAGAGTTTCAGACCATAGAATTAACCTTACTCTTTATAGACTTGAATACATAATGAATGATGGATTATTTGATGAAATAATTGATCCATTAATTGCAGATTATCAATCAAAACTCATGGAAACAAGTGACGTATAA
- the rpsT gene encoding 30S ribosomal protein S20 gives MANHKSAEKRARQTKVRTERNRFYKTRVKNITKDVLSAVEVSDKEKATEAMKTANKYIHHCVSKGVLKKGNAARKVSRLQTKVNAI, from the coding sequence ATGGCAAATCATAAATCTGCTGAAAAAAGAGCTAGACAAACTAAAGTTAGAACAGAAAGAAATAGATTCTACAAAACTAGAGTTAAAAATATAACTAAAGATGTACTATCTGCTGTTGAAGTAAGTGATAAAGAAAAAGCTACTGAAGCAATGAAGACTGCGAATAAATATATTCACCATTGTGTAAGTAAAGGTGTATTAAAAAAAGGTAATGCTGCAAGAAAAGTTAGTAGATTACAAACTAAAGTAAATGCTATATAA
- the glmM gene encoding phosphoglucosamine mutase, with protein MKLFGTDGVRGKAGEFLDAITTMKLAMAAGIHFRKHSTTNKILVGKDTRRSGYMIENALVSGLTAIGYDVIQIGPMPTPAIAYLTESMRCDAGIMISASHNPYDDNGIKFFDNHGNKLSSKCETEIENIFANEEYLSSQQKTGKEIGASKRIDDVIGRYIVSIKSSFPKDLTLQGIRIVLDCANGAAYKVGPTILEELGAEVVIINNAPNGYNINDDCGALHPKNVGKIVLETRADIGIALDGDADRLVVVDEKGEVISGDKLIGALCTYLSSQNLLSKNACVATVMSNQALEDYLNEHNIELQRSDVGDKYVLEGMKNCSLNFGGEQSGHIIFSDVAKTGDGLASALQVLAMMVKSKKTASEILNPFELYPQVLKNIIVSQKKPLNKIEGLKELQEEIKSLGMRDLIRYSGTEKKLRVLLEGKDKKLVDEYMEKLTEFFKNRL; from the coding sequence ATGAAACTATTTGGAACTGATGGAGTAAGAGGAAAAGCTGGTGAGTTTTTAGATGCAATAACTACAATGAAACTTGCAATGGCAGCTGGGATACATTTTAGAAAGCATTCTACTACAAATAAAATTTTAGTGGGAAAGGATACTAGAAGAAGTGGTTATATGATAGAAAATGCCCTTGTTTCAGGATTAACAGCAATTGGGTATGATGTTATTCAAATAGGCCCTATGCCTACTCCTGCAATTGCATATTTAACAGAAAGTATGAGATGTGATGCGGGAATTATGATTAGTGCTTCTCATAATCCTTATGATGATAATGGAATTAAATTTTTTGATAATCATGGAAATAAATTAAGTTCAAAGTGTGAAACAGAAATCGAAAATATTTTTGCAAATGAAGAATACTTAAGTTCTCAACAAAAAACAGGAAAAGAAATTGGGGCTTCAAAAAGAATTGATGATGTTATTGGAAGATATATTGTTTCAATTAAGAGTTCTTTTCCAAAAGATTTAACTTTACAAGGTATTAGAATAGTTTTAGATTGTGCAAATGGGGCTGCTTATAAAGTTGGGCCAACAATTCTTGAAGAGTTAGGTGCAGAAGTAGTAATTATTAACAACGCCCCTAATGGATACAATATCAATGATGATTGTGGAGCACTTCACCCTAAAAATGTTGGAAAAATAGTATTAGAAACTAGGGCTGATATAGGAATTGCACTTGATGGTGATGCTGATAGGTTAGTAGTAGTTGATGAAAAAGGTGAAGTTATATCAGGTGATAAACTAATTGGTGCATTATGTACATATTTAAGTAGTCAAAACTTATTATCAAAAAATGCTTGTGTTGCAACAGTTATGAGTAATCAAGCATTAGAAGATTATTTAAATGAACATAATATAGAACTTCAAAGAAGTGATGTTGGGGATAAGTATGTTTTAGAAGGAATGAAAAATTGTTCTTTAAACTTTGGTGGTGAACAAAGTGGACATATAATTTTTTCAGATGTTGCAAAAACAGGAGATGGATTAGCAAGTGCCTTACAAGTTCTTGCCATGATGGTGAAAAGTAAAAAAACAGCCAGTGAGATATTAAATCCTTTTGAATTATATCCACAAGTATTAAAAAATATTATTGTTAGTCAAAAAAAGCCATTAAATAAGATTGAAGGCTTAAAAGAGCTTCAAGAAGAGATTAAAAGCTTAGGAATGAGAGATCTAATTAGATACTCAGGAACAGAAAAAAAGTTAAGAGTTTTACTTGAAGGTAAAGATAAAAAATTAGTAGATGAATATATGGAAAAATTAACAGAGTTTTTTAAAAATAGACTATGA
- the lspA gene encoding signal peptidase II — protein MNKTVLLFLIFLTIFIIDQAIKYAFVYNNWGYEGSCLSFQLAYNYGVAFSMFSFLKEYLKYIQLALVFAGVIYLYFNKDVLKEYALPISLLFAGGLSNILDRFTYEAVVDYIYWHCGFEFAIFNLADMIINLAVGIIIYKQIWGKNKEEA, from the coding sequence ATGAATAAAACAGTATTACTTTTTTTAATATTTTTAACTATTTTTATAATTGATCAAGCAATTAAATATGCTTTTGTTTACAATAACTGGGGTTATGAAGGAAGCTGTTTATCTTTTCAGTTAGCTTATAATTATGGTGTGGCATTTTCTATGTTCTCTTTTTTAAAAGAGTATTTAAAATATATTCAATTAGCCTTAGTATTTGCAGGAGTTATATATTTATATTTTAATAAAGATGTATTAAAAGAGTATGCTTTGCCAATTTCTCTTTTATTTGCAGGAGGATTATCTAATATTTTAGATAGGTTTACATATGAAGCAGTTGTTGATTATATATATTGGCATTGTGGTTTTGAGTTTGCAATATTTAATCTTGCAGATATGATTATTAATCTTGCTGTGGGAATTATTATATATAAACAAATTTGGGGCAAAAATAAAGAAGAAGCATAG
- the leuC gene encoding 3-isopropylmalate dehydratase large subunit translates to MKQTITEKIFSEHIGREVYAGEIIRCNIDMVIGNDITTPISIKAFEESGKEKLANPDGFAIVLDHFIPAKDIASANQAKISRDFAMKHDLKNFFDEKDMGIEHALLPEKGLVLPGDVIIGADSHTCTHGALGAFSTGMGSTDISFGMITGGNWFKVPESIKIVFNGKPSKYVTGKDLILEIIRILGVDGALYKTLEFTGTTIPYLSMDDRFSLCNMAIEAGAKNGIVAYDEVTKEFLDSKESLRDEPKIHYSDEDANYCQTIEIDVEKLEPVIAYPFLPSNGHSVSQAVEDEIRVDQVFIGSCTNGRLSDFEVAAKILDGKKVARHVRLIITPGTQQILRDATKLGYIDILVDAGAVVSNPTCGACLGGYMGILGDNEVCISTTNRNFVGRMGSRSSKIYLANSAVAAASAISGYITDPNSL, encoded by the coding sequence ATGAAACAAACTATAACAGAAAAAATATTTAGTGAGCATATTGGAAGAGAAGTATATGCAGGAGAAATCATTAGATGTAATATAGATATGGTAATTGGGAATGATATTACCACACCCATTTCTATTAAAGCATTTGAAGAAAGTGGAAAAGAAAAACTTGCTAACCCAGATGGTTTTGCTATTGTGCTTGATCACTTTATTCCAGCAAAAGATATAGCAAGTGCAAACCAAGCAAAAATTTCAAGAGATTTTGCAATGAAACATGATTTAAAAAACTTTTTTGATGAAAAAGACATGGGAATTGAACATGCACTTTTACCAGAAAAAGGTTTAGTCTTACCTGGAGATGTTATTATTGGTGCAGATTCACATACATGTACACATGGAGCTTTAGGTGCATTTAGTACAGGTATGGGAAGTACTGATATCTCTTTTGGAATGATTACAGGTGGAAATTGGTTTAAAGTGCCAGAGTCAATTAAAATAGTATTTAATGGTAAGCCAAGTAAATATGTAACTGGAAAAGATTTAATTTTAGAAATTATTAGAATTTTAGGTGTTGATGGAGCACTTTATAAAACTTTAGAATTTACTGGAACAACAATCCCTTATTTAAGTATGGATGATAGATTTTCTTTATGTAATATGGCTATTGAAGCTGGAGCTAAAAATGGTATTGTTGCATATGATGAGGTTACAAAAGAGTTCTTGGACAGTAAAGAATCTTTAAGAGATGAGCCAAAAATACATTATAGCGATGAAGATGCAAACTACTGTCAAACTATTGAAATAGATGTAGAGAAATTAGAACCAGTAATAGCATATCCATTTTTACCATCAAATGGGCATTCTGTTTCTCAAGCAGTTGAAGATGAGATTAGAGTTGATCAAGTATTTATAGGTTCATGTACAAATGGAAGATTAAGTGATTTTGAAGTTGCAGCTAAGATTTTAGATGGTAAAAAAGTTGCAAGACATGTAAGACTTATCATAACTCCTGGGACACAACAGATTTTAAGAGATGCAACAAAATTAGGATATATTGATATTTTAGTTGATGCAGGTGCAGTTGTATCAAATCCAACTTGTGGAGCGTGTTTAGGAGGATATATGGGGATTTTAGGAGATAATGAAGTTTGTATCTCAACTACAAATAGAAACTTTGTTGGAAGAATGGGAAGTAGAAGTTCAAAAATTTATCTTGCAAATAGTGCAGTTGCAGCTGCTAGTGCAATCTCTGGATACATAACTGATCCAAACTCTTTATAA
- the mobA gene encoding molybdenum cofactor guanylyltransferase MobA yields the protein MKPQFDIPCIILCGGKSSRMKEDKSLLPFANETSLAKYQYNRLKPYFKEIYLSCKNNKFDFEANLLLEESSIYSPIVGLANIINKTNNYDKFFLITVDTPLIKIESIKELINQSENYDITVAQTKRVHNLCGVFSKDIKKVVNSMLLEDMHKISFLLDSVKTKIVKFNNEDEFINLNHPEDYKKALSIIS from the coding sequence ATGAAACCACAATTTGATATACCTTGTATAATTTTATGTGGTGGGAAAAGCTCAAGAATGAAAGAAGATAAATCTCTTCTTCCATTCGCAAATGAAACCTCTTTAGCAAAATATCAATATAATAGATTAAAACCTTATTTTAAAGAGATATATCTTTCTTGTAAAAATAATAAATTCGATTTTGAAGCAAATTTACTTTTGGAAGAATCTTCTATTTACTCTCCTATAGTTGGCTTAGCAAATATTATAAATAAAACAAATAATTATGATAAATTCTTTTTGATAACTGTTGACACACCTTTAATAAAAATAGAGTCAATTAAAGAATTAATAAATCAAAGTGAAAATTATGATATTACAGTAGCACAAACAAAAAGAGTTCATAATTTATGCGGTGTATTCTCAAAAGATATTAAAAAGGTTGTGAATAGTATGCTTTTAGAGGACATGCATAAAATATCTTTTTTATTAGACTCTGTTAAAACAAAGATTGTAAAGTTTAATAATGAAGATGAATTTATAAATCTCAACCACCCAGAAGACTACAAAAAAGCTTTGAGTATTATAAGTTAG